In Dehalococcoidales bacterium, the sequence GACAGCAAGCATGTCCAGGCTCTGGTGGAGCTTACCGAGCGCAGAAGCCTGTTGAAAAGCATCCTGCCTCGTATACTCCCCGGGCAGGGGGTCAAAGTGGTCATCGGCGGGGAGAATGAGTCTGAAATCATCCGGGAGTACAGCGTCGTCGTTAGCCGCTACGGACTGCTGGACGAGGCCGTCGGCACACTGGCGATTGTCGGACCCACACGGATGCCCTACGCCCGCGCCATCGCCGCCATAGACTACCTGTCCTGGTTGCTCAGCCAGATGGTGGCCAGACTATACGGCAGGGAGGAAACCACCCGGCACAGTGCGGAATACCAGTAGACGGTGACTGAACCGACGGTTGATTAGAGAACCCGGAGAGCGTGGTGGATTGTAATGTCCGATGAAGAGCGAGTTACCCAGGATGAGCCCGAGGTGGACGAGGTGACGGCTTTGAACCAGGCCCTCGCCGAAGAGAAAGAGAAGGCGGAGAACTACCTGGCCAACTGGCAAAGGTCCCAGGCGGATTTCGTGAACTACAAGCGGCGTAGCGAGCAGGAAAAGGGAGAACTCTCCAAATTCGCCAATGCGCAGCTCATGCTCGGTCTTCTGCCCGTTCTGGACGACCTGGAACGGGCGCTTGATTCGGTTAAGCCCCAGTTGACCGATTCCGACTGGGTGGAGGGAATCCGGCTCATTGAGCGAAAGCTCCGGGCGGGGCTGGAGGCACAGGGCCTCATCCAGATAAAGGCAATGGACGAAGCGTTCGACCCCAATTTCCATCAAGCGGCCGGGCACAGCAAAGGTGAGGAAGGGACCGTGGTACAGGAGCTACAGAAGGGATATATGCTCCAGGACAGGGTACTCCGTCCGTCCGTGGTGATTGTGGGCAGTGGAGAGACCGAAGAAGAATAGCACTCCGGGCCTGAGAATACCAGTGGGAAAGGCCCGGTACACCTGGAAAACAATACCAGGTACGTCCTGGATAGGAGGAGTGGAATATGGGAAAAGTTATTGGAATAGACCTGGGGACGACGTTTTCTGCAGTAGCAGTGATGGAAGGTGGCGAGCCAACCGTTATCCCTAATGCCGAGGGCGGTCGTACCACGCCGTCAGTCGTGGCCATCAGCAAGACCGGCGAACGCCTCGTGGGGCAGGTAGCCCGACGCCAGGCAATCACCAATGCAGACAATACCGTCTTCAGCATCAAGCGCCTTATGGGACGGAAGTACGATGAGCCTTCTGTGGAGTATGACCGCGCGCACCTGCCCTACAAAATAGTGAAGGCATCCAACAATGACGCCCGGGTGATAATGGGAGGCAAGGAATACAGCCCCCCGGAAATCTCGGCGATGATTCTCCAGAAACTCAAAACGGATGCCGAAGCCTACCTTGGTGAGACAGTAAACGAGGTTGTGGTCACCGTGCCCGCCTATTTCAACGACAGCCAGCGCCAGTCAACCAAGGACGCCGGTAAAATCGCCGGGCTGGAAGTCCTGCGCATAATCAACGAGCCCACCGCCGCCGCCCTGGCCTACGGGCTGGACAAGAAGAGCGAGGAGACTATCGCGGTCTATGACCTCGGTGGCGGTACGTTCGATATATCCATCCTTGAGCTTGGTGGCGGCACCTTCCAGGTGAAATCCACCAACGGTGACACCCACCTCGGTGGTGATGATTTCGACCAGATAATCATGGACTGGGTCTGTGATGAGTACAAGCGTGAGCAGGGAATCGACCTGCGCCAGGACAAGATGGCTTTGCAGCGCCTCAAGGAAGCCTCCGAGAAAGCCAAGACGGAGCTATCCACCGTCCAGCAGACGGAAATCAACCTGCCCTTCATTACCGCCGATGCCAGCGGCCCCAAGCACCTCAGTATGAACCTCTCCAGGTCCAAGCTGGAACAACTGGTCATGGACCTGGTGGAGAGGAGCCTGGGACCATGCCGTCAGGCAATGACGGACGCGGATAAGACGGCGGCACAGATTGACGAGGTGGTACTGGTCGGTGGGCAGACACGGATGCCGCTGGTCCAGGAAAAGGTCAAGCAGTTCTTCGGCAAGGAACCTCACAAGGGCGTCAACCCGGACGAGGTAGTGGCTATCGGTGCCGCCATCCAGGCAGGGGTGCTCAAGGGAGACGTCAAGGACGTCCTGCTCCTTGACGTGACCCCGCTCACCCTGGGCATTGAAACGGTGGGTAGAGTGGTCACCCCACTCATCCCCCGCAACACCACCATCCCCACCTCCAAGAGCCAGATATTCAGCACTGCCGCGGACAACCAGCCCAGTGTGGAGATTCTTGTCCTCCAGGGCGAGAGACCCATGGCGGCGGACAACCGGACACTGGGGCGGTTCATGCTAGACGGTATCCTGCCGGCGCCGCGTGGCGTGCCCCAGATCGAGGTCAGCTTCGATATTGATGCCAACGGCATCCTCAGCGTCAAGGCCCACGATAAGGGCACCGGCAAGGAGCAGAAGATTACCATCACCGCTTCCAGCGGACTCGCCAAGGAAGAGGTAGAGCAGATGCAGCGTGAGGCAGAGATGCACGCCGCCGAAGACACCAAATACCGGGAAGAGGTGGAGATACGCAACACCGCAGACTCCATGGCCTACACTGCGGATAAAATGCTCAGAGACAATAAGGACAAGATACCCGAAGACCTCAACAAAGAGGTGGAGGAGAAGGTAGCCGCGGTGCGTTCGGTGATACAGGGGGCCGACGTTGAAGCCATCAAGAGGGCCAGCCAGGAGCTATCCGACTCCATGCAGAAGGTAGGCCAGGCCGTCTACCAGCAGCAGCCACCGCCCGACCAGGAACCACCTCCTGAAGGTGGCGACGACGAAGGTACCGTTGAAGGAGAGTTCCACGAGGTATAGGTATAGAGGGCTTATACTGGATAGGGTTACCTGATGCCAGCCAAGCGTGACACGGACTACATTCGCGCCTGGGTCTCAGGCTGTCACTTCTCCTGGCTTAATCCGAGACAGGCTACGACGGAATGCTGCTGAAAGGGGAGTCATAGAGGGGGCGCCCCTCAGAAGGGGAGAAGCCCCCCTAACACAACCCTTCCCTGTCTCCTTAAAAAGGAGACAGGCATATAGGGGATAGGGTTCCAACATCTCAATGAAGCGCGGCTGCCACGGAATCCCTCGTGCTGGCGTAGAGGCCACCGATTCGGAGATTCTGAACGAAGTATTCAAGGAGGACACGCCCGGTGAGTAGAGACAACACCTACGAAGTGCTCATGGAATACCTGGGGTTCCCCGGTTCCAAACGCTTGCGGCCGATAATGGAGGAACTGATGTCCCCGGACCAGGCCTTGATGGTAACGGAATTACCCGGAACACCACAGGAAGTAGCGGAGAAAACAGGAATAGACGCCAACAGGGTGAGAGACAACCTGGATGAGCTTTTCTTCAAAGGCGTCATCTTCCCGCGAGGAGACTTTCGCCGGCGTGAGTTCTACCGCTTTGCCCGTTCTATCGGTCAGTTTCATGATGCCACTATGGCTTCAGAGGAGCTTGACGTGGAAAAGGACCGCAGATTCTTCGAACTGTGGTACGACTTCGTAATGAACGAGATGTACCCCTCTTTTGCGGAGCGGATGAAGCTTCAAAGTAAGCCCAACGACCGGATAGTCCCCGCTTATAAAGCGATTAAAGACCTTGACGGTGTCCTGCCCTGCGAAAACTTCCCGGAGATGTTGAGGGCACAGGAACGCATCGCTGTGGTACCATGTTCCTGCCGCCTTTGTACCGCCTCGGTGGGAGAGCCATGTGCGGTTCACGATGAAGTAGCTCACTGGGCGTGCATTCAGTTTGGACGGGCTGCCGACTATGTTATCACACGGGGGTCAGGAAGGGAGCTAAGTCTGGAGGAAGCCCTGGAGCTGAATGATATCGTCGAAGAATCCGGGCTGCTCCACAAGTGGGACAATATCACGACCATAAACGGCCCCAGGCTTAGCTGCCAGTGCTGCCGTGATTGCTGCATGATGTACATCCCGATAGACCAGGCCGGACTTCCCATTGGCACGATATGGGAGAAGAGCCGCTACCAGGCATACGTTAACCAGGAAGACTGTAATGGCTGTCAGGACTGCGTGGAACGCTGCCTGTTCGATGCTGTAGAAATGGTAAAACCCGAAGGCAGCAAGAAGTACAAGGCGTCTATCATTGCCGAGAAGTGCTTCGGTTGCGGCTCCTGTGTAGTCGGCTGTCAGCAGGAAGCACTTAAAATGAAGGCGGTCAGACCACCTGAGCATATCCCGGCCCCCCCTGAGCAGGCCTGATAGAGGGGCCCAATCAGGGAAGGTATAGAGGGTGACGGGGTATAAAGGATGAAGTAGAAAACAATATGCCATCAAAACGTAACACAGACTACATTCGCGCCTGGATTCTGGGCTGTCACTTCTCCTGGCTTAATCCGAGACAGGCTACGATAGAATGCTGCTGAAAGGGGAGTCGTAGAGGGCTTGGCCCCTTCTTAGGGGCACCCCCTCTAACGCAACCATTCCCTGTCTCCTTAAAAAGGAGACAGGCATATAGGGGATAGGGTTACCTTATGCCAACCAAACGTGACTACTACGAGGTACTGGGCATAGACCGGAATGCCACCGGCGAGGACATACGGAAGGCATTCCGGGAACTGGCTTTCAAGTACCATCCGGACCATAACCGGGGAGATGGTGCCGAGGAGAAGTTCAAGGAGGCCAACGAGGCCTACGAAGTACTCTCCGACACCACCAAGCGTGCCACCTATGACCGCTTCGGACATAGTGGTGGTTCGAGCTTCTTCGGTCGCGATTCTGAGGGGTTCGACTTCGGTTTCGGTGACATCTTTGACGCCTTCTTTGGCGGGACTACCACGTCCACACGCCAGGCACCACAACAAGGTGCTTCCCTCCAGACCAGGCTCTCCTTAACCCTGGAAGAGGCTGCCTTCGGCTGTGAAGAGGAGATAGACATTACCCGTACGGAGAACTGCTCCGAGTGCCAGGGCACCGGCAGCAAACCGGGCACACAGCCGGTCCGTTGTCCCAATTGCGATGGTGCTGGAGAGGTGCGCCGTGTCCAGGCAAGCATCTTCGGCCGGTTTACCAATATCACCACCTGCCCACGCTGTCACGGTGAAGGTAGAATCATCACCGAACCCTGTCCTACATGCAGAGGCAGCGGCCGGGAGAAACAACATCGCAAGATATCGGTCAAGGTACCACCCGGAGTTGACAACGGCAATCAGATTCGTCTACGCGGGGAAGGCGAAGCAGGCACCAGGGGCGGTCCATCCGGCGACTTGTTCGTGGTGATATCAGTCATCGAGCACGAGTACTTCGAACGGGACGGTGACGACATCCTCTACGAGTTACCGCTCAACTTCGCTCAGGCCGCGCTGGGAACGGAGGTAGAGGTGCCCACTCTGGATGATGACAGTAAGCTGAAAATTCCCGCCGGCTGCCAGACGGACACCGTCTTCAGGCTCAGGAACAAGGGTGTGCCTCACCTCAACGACAGGGGACGCGGCGACCAACTGGTCACGGTGTCCCTGGTTACTCCTGAGTCACTGAACAAGGAGCAGCGGCGGCTCTTCGAGGAACTGGCGGACAGTCTCGGCACCGGCAAGAAAAAGCGGCCGAACCGCTGATTACGAAGCAGGCTGCCCGGACCGGCTGCGTGTCTTGTGCCGGAAGAGAGAAAAGAGTTTCCACCTGCGACCGGCAAGCTCATGCCTGGCCTGAGCACCCATCAGGGCCAGTGCCTCCTCCCGTGGGTCGGCACCCTGGTACAACACCCGGTACATCCCCTCGGTTATCGGCATCTCCACCCCGAGTTGTCGCGCCAGCTCCCAGGCAGCAATCGTAGTACTCACCCCTTCGGCAATACCGGTCATCGAGCCGGCTATCTCTTCCAGCGAACGGCCCCTGGTCAACTCCACACCGACATAGTGATTACGGCTCAACGGACTGGCACAGGTCGCCATGAGGTCGCCAAGACCGGCCAACCCGGAAAATGTCAGGGGATTTGCCCCGAGGGCCACTCCAAAAGCGGTGATTTCCGCCAGACCCCGCGTGACGAGGGTGGCCTTGGCATTATCACCGTAGCCCAGACCGTCAGCAATACCGGCAGCCAGGGCAATAACATTCTTCAGGGCACCCCCCAGCTCGACACCGATAACGTCGGTATTGTGGTACACGCACAGATTCGGCGTCGTCAGCAGCTTCTGGGCGGTACGGCAGACAGCCTCGCTCTCAGCAGCCACCACTGTAGCCGCGGGCAGGCCACGCAGAATCTCCTTGGAGAGATTGGGGCCGGACAGTACGCAGATATTACGATGGAACTCGGGGGATATCTCCTCGGTTATTACCTCGGTCATCCGCTTGTTGCTGCCAATCTCCAGCCCCTTGGCAGTGCTCAGCACCAGCATCGACTCACCAAGGTACCCGGCAACCAGCCTGATATTGTGACGTATGGTCTGCGCCGGCACCACCAGGATAACCGCCTCGGCACCACTCAGCGCCTGCTTCAGCGAGTTGGTGACAGATAACCGAGATGGGAACTTGATGCCGTCCAGCCGGGGAATCTTCGGTTCCGCACCCCTGAGCTCAACCGCCTCCTCCTCGGTACGTGCCCACAGACTGACATGAAGCCCGTTCTCAGCCCAGACAGTCCCGAGAGTGGCTCCCCAGGCGGTAGTGCCGATGACGGCAATCTGGGGCATCGGTTTACACCCCACCCTCTTCAGAAGGGGATGACTTCAGGTCCTCGGCCTTCTCACCCAGGCGGCGTTCCTTACCCGCGATAAGCCGGGCAATATTGCCCCGGTGCATGATGACAATAACCAGAGTGCCGACCAGGGAATATACCAGATACTCCAGTGGCCAGCCATTCAAGACAGTCAGCGGGACGACGATTGCATAGGAGCCGACCACACCGGCGATGGAACCCAGTGAGGCAAACCTGGTCACAACGGCACCAATGAGCAATATCTCCCCACCAAATAGCGCGGCAACCGGAATGAAAGCTGCCATACCACCGAAAAAGGTGGCAACGCCCCTTCCCCCACGGAACTTGAGGAATACCGGCCAGTTGTGCCCCAGTACGGCTGCGAAGGCCGCCAGCACCTGACCCAGCGGCAGCCCGAAGCCGAAGTCCCCCACCGCCAGATAGCTCTTGCCCATAATCAGACCGGCAAATACCACCGCCAAGACCCCCTTGACCAGGTCGCCGGTAAGGACTATCGCCGCCGACCTTATGCCTGCCGTTCGTAGCACGTTGGTTGCTCCAGTCTTGCCGCTCCCATGTGCCCTGACGTCAACCTTCGTATTCCGTTTGGTTACCAGGTAACCAACCGGTATCGAACCCATGAGGTAGCCAACTACCAGGCACGCAATGTACTGCCAGACTATCATGCCTCACCCCTTGTTCTGAAGACCAGGCGCAGCGGTGTGCCAGTGAAGCCAAAGGCCTGGCGCAACTTGTTCTCCAGGTAGCGCCGGTATGAGAAATGGACAATCCTGGCGTCATTGACGAAAAACACAAATGTGGGCGGGTTCACTTCCGCCTGGGTAACATGGAGGACATTCAAGTGCTTACGACCCTTGCGCGGCAGGATATGTGCCGCCACGGCTTCCTGTATGACGTTATTCACTTCGGAAGTAGTCAACCGTTTAAGCCTCTCCCGGTATACCTGCCTTGCCTGCGGCAGGACCTCACCCACACCCTGGCCAAACTGGGCCGATGTATAGAGCACAGGAGCATAGGCCATGAACTTGAACTGGCTTTTCAGGTATCTATCCCATTCAGCCTTGTTCTTATCGGCGATAAGGTCCCACTTATTAACCACCAGGATAATCCCCTTGACCGCCTGTAACACGTAGCCGGCAATATGCATATCCTGCGCCACAGGTAACTCGGTAGCATCCATAACCAGCAGAGCGACATCGGCCCGGTCGATAGCCCGAAGCGCCCGCATGACGCTGTACCGCTCTATTCCCACTCCTAGCCGACCCCGCCTGCGGATGCCCGCAGTATCAATGAGTAGCACACTTTCACCCTCGAAGTCAAGTAGCGTATCGATAGCGTCCCGCGTTGTCCCTGGTGTATCATCAACGATGGCACGCTCGCTACCGAGTAGGGCATTAAGCAGCATCGACTTGCCGACATTGGGCCTGCCGACAATGGCTACCTTCATGATGTCCTGTTCGGCCTCAACCTCTACTAGCGGCAGAAGGGCACCGAGCCTGTCCAGCAGCTCGGCGGTACCCCTGGCGTGATGAGCACTGACTGCCAGCGGTTCGCCCAGTCCCAGTTCGTGGAACTCCACGGCGTGGGTCTCCAGCCGGTCATTATCTGCCTTATTGGCCGCCAACACCACCGGTTTGCTGGCCCGCCTCACCAGGTCAGCCACCTCCAGGTCAGAGGGCGTTACTCCATCCCGGACATCCACCAGGAAGATTATGGCGTCGGCCTCGGCAACAGCCAGTTCTACCTGCTCTCTGACACGCTGACCGACAGAAGTATCGGGGTCTGTCACGAGACCACCGGTATCCACCAGGGTGAAGACATTGTCTTGCCAGGTAATATCAGCCACCACGCGGTCGCGCGTCGTCCCCGGCAGGTCCTCAACGATGGCTATCCGCCGGCCTGCCAGCCGGTTAAGCAGGGTAGATTTGCCGACATTCTGCCGGCCGACAATAGCCACGATGGGCTTCCTTACTGCCACTTTAACCCCTCACCCTTTATCCCTCTCCCCTTGATAAGGGGAGAGGGATAGAATTTCCTAAAGGGGCTTCGCCCCTTTCAATTCCCCTCGCTAGAGCAGCTGTCTCAACCTCTCCCGGAAAGCTGGCGAAAGAACACCAGCTCTTAGTCCTTCGTTAAATAGATCAAGCAATTGCTTTTCTGTTGCGTGCATTGGACGAGGAATGAAGCGACCATGTTTCCACCAGGAGAAACGTATTTCTACTTCGCCTGTGTTTCTTACATATAGCCTCTCAATTCTAATCTCTTGCTGGTCTTCAAACTCGATAATACCTTCGCTTATTACTCCATATTGTGGTGTTTCTCTTATATAGTCTGATTGAGTCATATCAAGCCTCCTTCACAAATCTATGATAGCTAGGCGTCTAAGAGGAGCGAAGCCCCTCTTTATTCTTCTCCCCCTCTCCTTTGAAGGAGAGGGGGACCGAGGGGGTGAGGTAGATAAGCGGTCAGTCTGTTGCTGGTGCCAGTCAGCACCGTCTACGTAGCACCCAGCAACTTAACCAGCAGGGCCTTCTGTGCGTGCATCCGGTTTTCCGCCTGGTCGAAAACTACTGATTGCGGGCCATCCATAACATCATCGGTTACTTCCTCCCCCCGGTGGGCGGGCAGGTCGTGCATGAATATCGCATCTTTACTGGCCAGACCGAGCAGACCAGCATTGACCTGATAGCCGGCAAACGTCCGGCGCCTCTCTTCCGCCTCCTCTTCCTGCCCCATACTCGTCCAGACATCGGTATAGACCACGTCTGCTCCACGCACTGCCTCGGAAGGCTCACGGGTGCAGAGGATACTGGCACCGGTGGCGGCAGCATACTCCTGCGCCGTACGCATTATGTCCTCCTGCACGGCATGCCCTGCCGGAGAAGCAATCCTGAAATGCATCCCCGCCAGTGCCGTTGCCAGCAGCAGGCTGTGGGCGATATTGTTGCCGTCGCCGATAAAGGCAAGCGTCACGCCCTTCAGCCCACCCTTCTTCTCGTAGACGGTAAGCAGGTCAGCCAGGGCCTGGCAGGGGTGCTCCAGGTCGGATAGCGCGTTTATCACCGGCACGCCAGCATAACAGGCCAGTTCTTCAACTGTTTTGTGGGTAAAGGTACGCGCCGAGATAGCATCAACGTACCGCCCGAGAACCCGGGCTACGTCAGATACCGACTCCCGCCCCCCGAGACCGACCTCGGCCGGAGAGAGGTAGACTACCTCACCCCCCAGTTGACGCATCCCCACCTCGAAGCTGACCCTGGTGCGCAACGACGGTTTCTCAAAAAGCAGGGCCAGTATCTTCCCGTTAAGTGAGGAAGACCGACCCCGGGTTTTTAGCTCCACAGCCCCGGTCATGAAGGAGGCAATGTCCTCATCACTGATATCGGATATGGAAAGCAGGTGTTTCCCTTTCACACCACTCCTCCCTTTCGCTGGGACACCTGTACAGTATAGCACGAATACGTGTTCCTGAGGAACGCGCTCTTTCCATAATATGGAAACCCTCCCCCTTGGTCCCCATCCCTTTGCCAATGGGAGGGCGAGATAGATGTTAGAGGGGTAAAACCTCTAAGACTCCCCGCTTATTGACTATTCTCCAGGCTCTTACCAGATAGTGCCACACTCCCTAAGGTGCAAACGACCTCTGCCTGAAATTGTCCTTCACACCGTTTTGGGGTGTTAGAGAGGGGTGTAACCCCTTTCGAGGGGGATTTCAAGGGGGACACCCCCCTTGACGTTTCCCCCTGTCCGGCGGCGCCAGACCTGGCTGGACTACCCGAAGCGAATCATACGTGTACGCCCCATTCCCTTACTCCCCCTCGCCAGCGGAGAAGGGGGTGGATACCTGTACGCCTCACTCTGTTGTGTCGCCCTTCTGTCTGAACGATACCAGATGCACCGACTGGAACAACGCCCACAGATAACCTACAATAGTGTTTGACTGCATTAGGAGGTACCCACGATGACTACGGAGAGGATTAAGGTAAAAGGAAACCAGGTAATCGACAAGGTCAAACAGCTCATCCGCGAGGGCAACATCCGCAGGGTACGCATCGTGCATGAGGAACGCACTATCCTGGAGATTCCACTGACAATCGGCGCTCCGGCAGCAGCGATAACCATCATGGCGGCCCCACTTCTGGCGGCCCTGGGTGCTTTTGCCGCCCTGGTTACCGAGTGCACCATCGAGGTGGAGAAGATCGACGGCACGGGTAAGAACGAAGAATAGCATGTGCTCCCGCAGAGCCGCTTAAAACGCAAAGGGCAGCTATATCATCCTCATCAGGCTCCCCGAGGAAAAGACAATAACTGTGGGAAAACTCGGTCCCGTCCTCTTTCCCTGCGCCCACTATGCCTATGTCGGCTCAGCGCTGGGCGGACTGAAGCAGTATTATTGCCCTGGTCAACGCGCTTGAACAGGCTTAACCACGAAAGACTGACCAACCCACCTGACATGTGTTAACATTACCACTACCACTTATCGACACTATGACAGCAGGAATTGAGTATTACTTTCAGGAGGTTCCACCGTGAACATTCCCAGCTTGAGTCTGGAGGGGCAGGTCGCCCTGGTAACAGGAGCACGGAGAGGGATAGGCAAGGCCTGTGCTATTACGTTTGCCGAGGCTGGCGCTGATGTTGCGATATGTGACTGGGTTACCAGTACCGGTGAACTGGATGCTGTGGCGGCAAGGATTACCAAGCTTGGCCGGCGTTCCCTGGCTGTCCACGCGGATGTGAAGAAAAGTGAAGATGTTGCCCCTCTTGTAGCCGGGGTTATGGAGAAATTCGGGCGGATAGATATCCTGGTTAATAATGCCGGTGTGGGCGATGGCGGTCGGAGCACCGAACCGGAGGACTTTGACCTCGATGCACTCAAAGCACGCGCCGTTGAGAGAATGGCTTTGATGAAGGATTCCGCGGCAATTCTGCACCTTGATGAGCAGGCATGGGATGCTGTTTTTGAGAATAACCTGAAAAGCTGCCTGCTTTGCAGCAAGTCGGTAGCGCCAATCATGATGAAGCAGAATAAGGGGAACATCATTAATATATCCTCAGTGCGGGCCTTTGCCACAGGACGTGGCGCAATGACAAACTATGCTATCACCAAACGGGGTATGGTGATGCTGACAGAGGGCCTGGCCGCCGACCTGGCCAGATTTAATATAAGGGTCAATGCCATTGGTCCCGGCGGTATTGAGACTGAGATGATGCGCTATGCCTGGGCTGACCCGGAACGGCTTCAGGCAATTTCCAACATAATGCCCCTGAGCAATAACCTGATTCCGCCGGAAACCTGTGCTCATACTGCCCTGTATCTTGCCTCCGACCTGGCTACCTACGTCACTGGTCAGATGATAAACGTTGATGCCGGCCTGATGGTGTCGCTATCAGGACTATAAACCTGGTCAACAGGATGACAGTAATTACCTGCTCCTTCCCGGAAACTCATCGTTAATAATTCTACTTTACGTTTGGATGTTCTGGTTGCCGGAGCCCCTGAGCGGGTATAATTGGCAGCACTGTTACACCAACGCTATAATACTCCGTAGTCATATTCCACTGGTAGAATGTAGTCTATGCTCAGAATAGGCCTGGTGCAAATGAGGTGCGAGAAAGCGGCAGTTACCGCGAACCTGGAGCGTATGTCGCGGTATATCGTCGAGGCAGACAGACGGGGAATAGACATCCTTGGCTTTCCGGAAATGAGCATCACGGGCTATGCTGACCCGACCAGGTACCCTGAAGCGATTGTGCGCCTGGACGGACCCGAGATGGATGTGGTACTGGAGATGACAAAAGGGCGTAAATCCTCCCTTCTGGCTGGCGTGATAGAGCACAACCCCGCAGGCAAACCCTTTGTTACGCAGGTCGTAGTCCGCGGCGGGCAGCTCATTGGGTACTACCGTAAAAAGACCATCAAGGATGAAGAGGCAGACTGGTTCACACCGGGTGAGAATGTCAGCGTCTTCAACCACGATAACCTGTGCTTCGGAGTGGCAGTCTGTGCTGATATTGATGATGAAACGGTGTTTGCTGAAGCTGCCGGGCAGGGTGCGTTAATTGTATTTGAGCTGGCAGCGCCGGGGCTGTATGGTGAACAGGCAACCCGGGACTGGCGGTCAGGTTTTCAGTGGTGGCAGGGCAAGTGCCATGAGCAACTGTCCGTTTATGCTGTGAAGTACGGTATCTGGATAGCGGTAGCCACGCAGGCAGGACGGACGGTGGACGAGGATTTTCCCGGGGGCGGGTACGTCTTTGTGCCTGATGGCAGACAGGTGTACGCAACGCCGGACTGGTTTCCCGGGGCAGCCTATCTGGGTTTGGACTTCAAGGAATATAGTGTAGTACAGCTATGAGTAGCCGCAGGGACTCGGGAGAATGATGAAGATATCTTTGGAGCCAATAGGCTACGTGGTTAACAGCGTTGAGGAGCCGGTAGACGGCGGCTGGGGAGAGGTCGAATCGAGGATAGTGCTCCGGGAGGGTCTGGTGCCTGCCCTGGTCGGCCTGGAGGACTTTTCCCACGTCCTGGTCGTCTACTGGATGCACCGGGCGGTACCCCCGGAGGTGCTCCGGCGGCGGCCGCAGGGTCGCGAGAATATGCCGGAGGTGGGGCTTTTCGCCCAGCGCTCGAAGCACCGCCCCAATCCCATCGGCGTTACCGTGGTCTCACTCCTCAGAGTTGGTGACGGCGAGCTCCTGGTACGGGGTCTGGATGCCGTCAACGGTACGCCGGTGCTGGACATCAAGCCGCACTACCCGGAATACGACAGTCCCGCGGATGCACACGTACCGGAATGGGCAGGACGCCTGATGGCGGGCTATTTCGAAGGGGAACCTTAGGAGGGAATCGATGCCCACAAAGAATGAAAAGGAGAGCCGGTTCCAGCTCTACGGGTGGCTGCTATTCGTAATTTGCAGTTTCTTCTTCATTGCCGACAGCGTCGTCAGTGGGCGCCCCCTGGGAATAGCGGGTAGCTGCCTGTTCTTGCTCGGATGTATTACCTTTCTTATTCCCCTGGTCCGGAAAAGGACGTAAGGTGTTT encodes:
- a CDS encoding nucleotide exchange factor GrpE; translation: MSDEERVTQDEPEVDEVTALNQALAEEKEKAENYLANWQRSQADFVNYKRRSEQEKGELSKFANAQLMLGLLPVLDDLERALDSVKPQLTDSDWVEGIRLIERKLRAGLEAQGLIQIKAMDEAFDPNFHQAAGHSKGEEGTVVQELQKGYMLQDRVLRPSVVIVGSGETEEE
- the dnaK gene encoding molecular chaperone DnaK — its product is MGKVIGIDLGTTFSAVAVMEGGEPTVIPNAEGGRTTPSVVAISKTGERLVGQVARRQAITNADNTVFSIKRLMGRKYDEPSVEYDRAHLPYKIVKASNNDARVIMGGKEYSPPEISAMILQKLKTDAEAYLGETVNEVVVTVPAYFNDSQRQSTKDAGKIAGLEVLRIINEPTAAALAYGLDKKSEETIAVYDLGGGTFDISILELGGGTFQVKSTNGDTHLGGDDFDQIIMDWVCDEYKREQGIDLRQDKMALQRLKEASEKAKTELSTVQQTEINLPFITADASGPKHLSMNLSRSKLEQLVMDLVERSLGPCRQAMTDADKTAAQIDEVVLVGGQTRMPLVQEKVKQFFGKEPHKGVNPDEVVAIGAAIQAGVLKGDVKDVLLLDVTPLTLGIETVGRVVTPLIPRNTTIPTSKSQIFSTAADNQPSVEILVLQGERPMAADNRTLGRFMLDGILPAPRGVPQIEVSFDIDANGILSVKAHDKGTGKEQKITITASSGLAKEEVEQMQREAEMHAAEDTKYREEVEIRNTADSMAYTADKMLRDNKDKIPEDLNKEVEEKVAAVRSVIQGADVEAIKRASQELSDSMQKVGQAVYQQQPPPDQEPPPEGGDDEGTVEGEFHEV
- the dnaJ gene encoding molecular chaperone DnaJ; this encodes MPTKRDYYEVLGIDRNATGEDIRKAFRELAFKYHPDHNRGDGAEEKFKEANEAYEVLSDTTKRATYDRFGHSGGSSFFGRDSEGFDFGFGDIFDAFFGGTTTSTRQAPQQGASLQTRLSLTLEEAAFGCEEEIDITRTENCSECQGTGSKPGTQPVRCPNCDGAGEVRRVQASIFGRFTNITTCPRCHGEGRIITEPCPTCRGSGREKQHRKISVKVPPGVDNGNQIRLRGEGEAGTRGGPSGDLFVVISVIEHEYFERDGDDILYELPLNFAQAALGTEVEVPTLDDDSKLKIPAGCQTDTVFRLRNKGVPHLNDRGRGDQLVTVSLVTPESLNKEQRRLFEELADSLGTGKKKRPNR
- a CDS encoding NAD(P)H-dependent glycerol-3-phosphate dehydrogenase; amino-acid sequence: MPQIAVIGTTAWGATLGTVWAENGLHVSLWARTEEEAVELRGAEPKIPRLDGIKFPSRLSVTNSLKQALSGAEAVILVVPAQTIRHNIRLVAGYLGESMLVLSTAKGLEIGSNKRMTEVITEEISPEFHRNICVLSGPNLSKEILRGLPAATVVAAESEAVCRTAQKLLTTPNLCVYHNTDVIGVELGGALKNVIALAAGIADGLGYGDNAKATLVTRGLAEITAFGVALGANPLTFSGLAGLGDLMATCASPLSRNHYVGVELTRGRSLEEIAGSMTGIAEGVSTTIAAWELARQLGVEMPITEGMYRVLYQGADPREEALALMGAQARHELAGRRWKLFSLFRHKTRSRSGQPAS
- the plsY gene encoding glycerol-3-phosphate 1-O-acyltransferase PlsY: MIVWQYIACLVVGYLMGSIPVGYLVTKRNTKVDVRAHGSGKTGATNVLRTAGIRSAAIVLTGDLVKGVLAVVFAGLIMGKSYLAVGDFGFGLPLGQVLAAFAAVLGHNWPVFLKFRGGRGVATFFGGMAAFIPVAALFGGEILLIGAVVTRFASLGSIAGVVGSYAIVVPLTVLNGWPLEYLVYSLVGTLVIVIMHRGNIARLIAGKERRLGEKAEDLKSSPSEEGGV